The proteins below come from a single Aegilops tauschii subsp. strangulata cultivar AL8/78 chromosome 6, Aet v6.0, whole genome shotgun sequence genomic window:
- the LOC109758559 gene encoding uncharacterized protein — MVSWSESDNSSEHTREYISSSSDDSRMQVPASTEDSDFEGPEDEMQVLCHGHGKLAERRVAFEGILTSRRFLCCAEKEGRDCGLIQWIDPAWPNTLENALHKLWLMYEESKRQRAEDTLMNSFEVRNLTQEKNKLQASYEKLVEDVNAIVDAQQHRVEIEKTDAETKKLQEKYEMVKNLAAAQASVIRNMKLKLAEERKNLQIQIDELQKSAEGGCVKLQESNVKLQESNVKLEESNLKLLGIKAILNE; from the exons ATGGTGTCCTGGAGTGAAAGCGACAACAGCAGCGAGCACACTAGGGAGTACATCAGCTCTAGTTCTGACGACAGCAGAATGCAG GTCCCTGCTTCAACTGAGGACTCCGATTTCGAGGGCCCTGAAGATGAAATGCAGGTTTTGTGCCATGGTCACGGGAAATTAGCAGAGAGGCGCGTTGCTTTTGAAGGAATTCTAACTAGCAGGAGGTTTCTCTGTTGCGCTGAGAAG GAAGGTAGAGACTGTGGACTAATTCAATGGATTGATCCTGCTTGGCCCAATACCCTTGAGAATGCATTGCACAAGTTATGGTTGATGTATGAAGAGAGCAAGAGACAGAGGGCTGAGGACACTCTGATGAATTCTTTTGAAGTTCGTAACCTGACACAAGAGAAGAATAAGCTGCAGGCCAGCTATGAGAAGCTGGTTGAAGATGTCAATGCAATTGTGGATGCCCAGCAACATAGGGTAGAGATAGAAAAGACAGATGCTGAAACCAAGAAGTTGCAGGAGAAGTATGAGATGGTGAAGAACCTGGCAGCTGCTCAGGCCAGTGTCATTAGGAACATGAAGCTCAAGCTAGCTGAAGAGAGGAAGAACTTGCAGATCCAAATTGATGAGCTGCAGAAGAGTGCTGAAGGGGGCTGTGTGAAGCTGCAGGAGAGCAATGTGAAGCTGCAGGAGAGCAATGTGAAGCTAGAGGAGAGCAATTTGAAGCTGCTGGGGATCAAGGCCATCCTAAATGAATGA